A section of the Sphingomonas ginsenosidivorax genome encodes:
- a CDS encoding rod shape-determining protein, with protein MRFPRLFGLPSNDMAIDLGTVNTVVYLRGQGIVLNEPSVVAIETRDGVEHVRAVGAEAKLMMGKTPEGIKTIRPMRDGVIADLDVAEQMIKVFIDKAHGGPSRLPRHPEIAICIPSGATPVERRAIRQAATSAGAKKVYLIEEPMAAAIGAGLPVTEPVGAMVVDIGGGTTEVAVLSLRGLAYSNSARVGGDKMDDAIASAIRRKYNLMIGEATAERIKLEIGTAMMPEDGLGKVMRVKGRDLRAGVPTEIEVSQADIAASLADLVGQIVETVLNALEMTEPELAADIVDQGIVMTGGGALLARIDEVLSVATGLPVIVAENALTCVAIGAGRAMEEPIYQGVMAEI; from the coding sequence ATGCGCTTTCCTCGCCTGTTCGGCCTGCCTTCCAACGATATGGCGATCGATCTCGGCACCGTGAACACCGTGGTCTATCTGCGCGGGCAGGGGATCGTGCTGAACGAGCCGTCGGTGGTGGCGATCGAGACCCGCGACGGTGTCGAGCACGTGCGGGCGGTCGGCGCCGAGGCCAAGCTGATGATGGGCAAGACGCCCGAGGGCATCAAGACGATCCGGCCGATGCGCGACGGCGTGATCGCCGACCTCGACGTCGCCGAACAGATGATCAAGGTGTTCATCGACAAGGCGCATGGCGGCCCCAGCCGGCTGCCGCGCCACCCAGAGATCGCGATCTGCATCCCGTCGGGCGCGACTCCGGTCGAGCGTCGCGCGATCCGCCAGGCCGCGACGAGCGCCGGGGCCAAGAAGGTGTATCTGATCGAGGAGCCGATGGCGGCGGCGATCGGCGCGGGCCTGCCCGTGACCGAGCCGGTCGGCGCGATGGTGGTCGATATCGGCGGCGGCACTACCGAGGTCGCGGTGCTGTCGCTGCGCGGGCTCGCCTACAGCAATTCGGCGCGGGTCGGCGGCGACAAGATGGACGATGCGATCGCATCGGCGATCCGCCGCAAATACAATCTGATGATCGGCGAGGCGACCGCCGAGCGGATCAAGCTCGAGATCGGCACCGCGATGATGCCCGAGGACGGGCTGGGCAAGGTAATGCGCGTCAAGGGCCGCGACCTGCGCGCCGGCGTGCCGACCGAGATCGAGGTGAGCCAGGCCGACATCGCCGCCTCGCTCGCCGACCTGGTCGGGCAGATCGTCGAGACCGTGCTCAACGCGCTCGAGATGACCGAACCCGAACTGGCTGCCGACATCGTCGACCAGGGCATCGTCATGACGGGCGGCGGCGCGCTGCTGGCGCGGATCGACGAGGTGCTGTCGGTGGCGACCGGCCTGCCCGTGATCGTCGCGGAGAATGCGCTGACCTGCGTCGCGATCGGCGCGGGCCGGGCGATGGAGGAACCGATCTACCAAGGCGTGATGGCGGAGATCTGA
- a CDS encoding adenosylmethionine--8-amino-7-oxononanoate transaminase, with product MSAVWHPFTQHGLGEPIPQVTHAEGAILHTVDGRRIVDAISSWWVTTHGHCHPRIVAAMREQAERLDQIIFAGWTHQPAEDLAQGLRAIMPEALTRVFFSDSGSTSVEVALKMALGYWTARGEPRHRIVVLEHSYHGDTIGAMSVGARGVYNQAYAPLLFDVATVPFPSPGHEQATLDALERACADGAAAFIVEPLVLGAGGMLFYPAHVLAQMRAICAAAGVLFIADEVMTGWGRTGTLLACEQAGVVPDILCLSKGLTGGAVPLAVTMAIEPIFEAHWSTDRARMFFHSSSYTANPLACAAANANLAIWRDEPVLERVAGLAARQAAGLSTLATLPGVTGARAFGTIIALELGGNAAYLSELGPRLLAFFRDRDLLLRPLGNTVYVMPPYSITPSDLDRVHAAIGEACAVLAG from the coding sequence ATGAGCGCGGTCTGGCATCCGTTCACGCAGCACGGGCTGGGCGAGCCGATCCCGCAGGTCACGCATGCCGAGGGCGCGATCCTGCATACCGTCGACGGGCGGCGGATCGTCGATGCGATCTCGTCCTGGTGGGTGACGACGCATGGCCATTGCCACCCGCGCATCGTCGCCGCGATGCGTGAGCAGGCCGAGCGGCTCGACCAGATCATCTTCGCCGGCTGGACGCACCAGCCTGCCGAGGACCTGGCGCAGGGGTTGCGCGCGATCATGCCCGAGGCGTTGACGCGCGTATTCTTCTCCGATTCGGGATCGACCAGCGTCGAGGTCGCGCTGAAGATGGCGCTCGGCTACTGGACCGCGCGCGGCGAGCCGCGCCACCGCATCGTCGTGCTCGAACACAGCTATCACGGCGACACGATCGGCGCGATGTCGGTCGGCGCGCGCGGCGTCTACAACCAGGCCTATGCGCCGCTGCTGTTCGACGTGGCGACGGTGCCGTTTCCGTCACCGGGCCACGAGCAGGCGACGCTCGACGCGCTGGAGCGCGCCTGCGCTGACGGTGCGGCGGCGTTCATCGTCGAGCCGCTGGTCCTCGGCGCGGGTGGGATGCTGTTCTATCCGGCACACGTCCTGGCGCAGATGCGCGCGATCTGCGCTGCCGCGGGCGTACTCTTCATCGCCGACGAGGTGATGACCGGGTGGGGCCGGACCGGCACGCTGCTCGCCTGCGAACAGGCCGGCGTCGTGCCCGACATCCTGTGCCTGTCCAAGGGGCTGACCGGGGGCGCCGTGCCGCTGGCGGTGACGATGGCGATCGAGCCGATCTTCGAGGCGCACTGGAGCACCGACCGCGCGCGGATGTTCTTCCATTCGTCGAGCTACACCGCCAACCCGCTCGCCTGCGCGGCGGCGAACGCCAATCTGGCGATCTGGCGCGACGAGCCGGTGCTCGAACGCGTCGCCGGTCTCGCCGCGCGCCAGGCGGCCGGCCTTTCGACGCTCGCGACGCTGCCCGGCGTCACCGGCGCCCGCGCGTTCGGCACGATCATCGCGCTGGAGCTCGGCGGCAACGCGGCCTATCTCTCCGAACTCGGCCCCCGCCTCCTCGCATTCTTCCGCGACCGAGACCTGCTGTTGCGCCCGCTGGGCAACACCGTTTACGTCATGCCCCCCTACAGCATCACCCCTTCCGACCTGGACCGCGTCCATGCAGCGATCGGAGAAGCCTGCGCCGTACTGGCCGGCTGA
- a CDS encoding putative Ig domain-containing protein, with protein MTLPAATVGVAYGETVHGKRGQRPIFLRHHVGRPARLALSGAGALSGTPTAGGSFGITITATDAGGFTGVRDYTLTVAAPTVTLTPETLPAARRGPRTARRSPRPAARRPTPMR; from the coding sequence GTGACGCTGCCCGCCGCGACGGTCGGCGTCGCGTACGGCGAGACGGTCCACGGCAAGCGGGGGCAGCGGCCCATATTCCTTCGCCATCACGTCGGGCGACCTGCCAGGCTGGCCCTGTCCGGCGCCGGCGCGCTCTCGGGCACGCCGACTGCCGGCGGCAGCTTTGGCATCACGATCACCGCAACCGACGCCGGCGGCTTCACGGGCGTACGCGACTATACGCTGACGGTTGCGGCACCGACCGTGACGCTGACACCTGAGACCCTTCCCGCGGCCAGGCGGGGACCGCGTACGGCGCGACGATCACCGCGACCGGCGGCACGGCGCCCTACACCTATGCGGTGA
- a CDS encoding Ig domain-containing protein: MTATDSSGGSGPYAGTRSYTLGIGGPTLALTPTSLASATVGVTYSASIAASGGTAPYAYAVTAGALPAGLVLAADGTLSGTPTAGGSFGVTITATDAGGFAGAGAIRWSLQHRPFRWSRQACRRGRRAPRTVRCFSRPAARRPIATRSARARCRPG; encoded by the coding sequence GTGACCGCGACCGACAGTTCGGGCGGCAGCGGGCCCTATGCAGGGACGCGCAGCTACACGCTGGGGATCGGCGGACCGACGCTGGCGCTGACGCCAACGTCGCTGGCGAGCGCGACCGTCGGGGTAACCTACAGTGCGAGTATCGCCGCGAGCGGCGGCACCGCGCCCTACGCCTATGCGGTGACCGCGGGCGCGCTGCCCGCCGGGCTGGTGCTCGCCGCCGACGGGACGCTGTCCGGCACGCCGACCGCGGGTGGCAGCTTCGGCGTCACAATCACCGCGACCGACGCCGGCGGCTTCGCGGGCGCGGGGGCTATACGCTGGTCGTTGCAGCACCGGCCGTTTCGCTGGAGCCGGCAAGCCTGCCGGCGGGGCAGACGGGCACCGCGTACAGTCAGGTGCTTCTCGCGACCGGCAGCACGGCGTCCTATAGCTACGCGGTCAGCGCGGGCACGCTGCCGGCCGGGTTGA
- a CDS encoding putative Ig domain-containing protein, translating into MAAPTVVLAPARLPAGQAGVAYSQTFLAIGGTAPYTFAVTAGATPVRVSLSASGTLAGTPSAGGSFPLPA; encoded by the coding sequence GTGGCGGCACCGACTGTCGTGCTGGCACCGGCCAGACTGCCCGCGGGGCAGGCGGGGGTGGCATACAGCCAGACGTTCCTCGCCATCGGGGGCACCGCACCCTACACATTCGCGGTCACCGCGGGTGCAACTCCCGTCCGGGTGAGCCTGTCGGCGAGCGGCACGCTTGCGGGGACCCCCAGCGCGGGCGGCAGCTTCCCCCTTCCAGCGTGA
- a CDS encoding sensor domain-containing diguanylate cyclase, whose translation MELSVRSIGRTAVVVAVYFASAMAAVMTTRFGGGVACVWIATAVLGAALVTSPRRDWVMLCVGCGLAGVVATASFGLGLRAALPLGLLNVVEAVTGAVLLRWLERRHQAGDPVGRLAILVFATAVVAPVIGATVGAAVAAWVGSGGYWINWVRWYAGHSLGTLTFMPVFAMFLSGNVRRTVSRASRRQIAESAALLMLVVLTTLAVFLQKTLPLLFVPILPVILATFRLGRLGAALSIVCVAGIGGVLTLKGFGPVNLVGGDIVSRVHLFQFYLAATVMTALPVAADLARRDRLYARLRDSEARYRLLTDNSTDIVMSLHVDGTVRYASPSITQLGGYAPDDVIGRNAIDLVLESDRLAVSAAHRAAVATPGVTQIVEFRARMADGSLRWFEAHSRGVADESGAAIGIVNAARDVSHRKQLEAELTSAALTDPLTGLANRRRFDLRLAEIHRAEQGGCLAIFDIDHFKAVNDRHGHQAGDDVLRTFATIARGCVRDGDLIARLGGEEFGIVLPGASVDQARLVCERLRATIADTAFALGEKRTRITVSAGIASLVGDSDAVLKAADAALYQAKRAGRNRLRLAA comes from the coding sequence ATGGAACTCTCTGTCAGGTCGATTGGCCGGACGGCGGTTGTCGTCGCCGTCTACTTCGCCAGCGCGATGGCTGCCGTCATGACGACTCGCTTCGGCGGCGGCGTCGCCTGTGTTTGGATCGCGACCGCGGTGCTGGGTGCGGCGCTGGTCACCAGCCCGCGCCGCGACTGGGTGATGCTCTGCGTCGGCTGTGGCCTTGCCGGCGTGGTCGCCACCGCGTCGTTCGGGCTCGGCTTGCGGGCGGCGCTGCCGCTCGGGCTGCTCAACGTGGTCGAGGCAGTGACGGGCGCGGTGCTGTTGCGCTGGCTCGAGCGGCGGCATCAGGCCGGCGATCCGGTCGGCCGGCTGGCGATCCTGGTTTTCGCGACCGCGGTGGTGGCGCCCGTCATCGGCGCGACGGTGGGCGCCGCGGTCGCCGCCTGGGTCGGCAGCGGTGGTTATTGGATCAATTGGGTCCGCTGGTACGCCGGCCATTCGCTGGGCACGCTGACCTTCATGCCGGTGTTCGCGATGTTCCTGTCGGGCAACGTCCGACGCACGGTCTCCAGGGCGTCGCGCCGGCAGATCGCCGAGAGCGCGGCGTTGTTGATGCTGGTCGTCCTGACGACGCTCGCGGTCTTCCTGCAGAAGACGCTGCCCCTGCTGTTCGTGCCGATCCTGCCCGTGATCCTGGCGACCTTCCGGCTGGGCCGCCTGGGGGCGGCGCTGTCGATCGTGTGCGTGGCGGGGATCGGTGGCGTGCTGACGCTGAAGGGCTTCGGGCCGGTCAACCTGGTCGGCGGCGACATCGTGTCGCGGGTGCACCTGTTTCAGTTCTACCTCGCCGCGACGGTGATGACCGCATTGCCCGTCGCGGCCGACCTGGCGCGGCGCGACCGGCTGTACGCGCGGTTGCGCGACAGCGAGGCGCGCTACCGGCTGCTGACCGACAATTCGACCGACATCGTGATGAGCCTGCACGTCGATGGGACGGTCCGCTATGCGTCGCCGTCGATCACGCAGCTCGGCGGCTATGCGCCCGACGATGTCATCGGGCGCAACGCGATCGACCTCGTGCTCGAATCGGACCGGCTTGCCGTCTCGGCCGCGCACCGGGCGGCGGTGGCGACGCCGGGCGTGACGCAGATCGTCGAATTCCGCGCGCGGATGGCGGATGGGTCGCTGCGCTGGTTCGAGGCGCATTCGCGCGGCGTCGCCGACGAGAGCGGTGCGGCGATCGGGATCGTCAACGCGGCGCGCGACGTCTCGCATCGCAAGCAGCTGGAGGCCGAACTGACCAGCGCGGCCCTGACCGATCCGCTGACCGGGCTCGCCAACCGGCGCCGGTTCGACCTGCGGCTCGCCGAGATCCACCGCGCCGAACAGGGCGGATGCCTCGCGATCTTCGATATCGATCACTTCAAGGCGGTCAACGACCGGCATGGCCACCAGGCCGGCGACGACGTGCTGCGGACCTTCGCGACGATCGCGCGGGGGTGCGTGCGCGACGGCGATCTCATCGCGCGGCTCGGCGGCGAGGAGTTCGGCATCGTCCTGCCCGGCGCGAGCGTCGACCAGGCGCGCCTGGTCTGCGAACGGTTGCGCGCGACGATCGCGGACACCGCGTTCGCACTGGGCGAGAAGCGCACGCGGATCACGGTCAGCGCCGGCATCGCCTCGTTGGTCGGCGATTCGGATGCGGTGCTGAAGGCGGCCGACGCAGCGTTGTACCAGGCGAAGCGGGCAGGGCGGAACCGGTTGCGGCTGGCGGCGTAG
- a CDS encoding 8-amino-7-oxononanoate synthase, which produces MATLDPHRTDLAALRARDRLRSLRPRTGVDFSSNDYLGLAQSPRLRAAVADALARGVPVGSGGSRLLRGNCDEHEALEDEAARFFGSEAALVFASGFAANTTLFATLPQTGDLVVHDALIHASAHEGMRLGRATCVSAAHNDADAAEDKIRDWRRRGGTGTPWIAVESLYSMDGDRAPLAALAVVAERHDAVLLIDEAHATGVLGPDGRGLTAELADRASIITLHTAGKALGCEGALLCGPPTMRDFLVNRGRGFIFSTAPSPLMASAVRESLRIVADEPARRDRLRQLVAFAERKLAPCGVAPSGSQILPLVIGDDAATMRLASALQAAGFDVRGIRPPTVPVGTSRLRISLTLNVTDADITALADTLESLQ; this is translated from the coding sequence ATGGCGACGCTCGACCCGCACCGTACCGATCTTGCCGCGCTTCGGGCGCGCGACCGGCTGCGTTCGCTGCGCCCCCGGACGGGCGTGGACTTCTCCTCCAACGACTATCTCGGACTGGCGCAGTCACCGCGGCTGCGGGCCGCTGTCGCCGATGCGCTCGCGCGCGGCGTTCCGGTGGGATCGGGTGGTTCGCGCCTGCTGCGCGGCAATTGCGACGAGCACGAAGCGCTGGAGGACGAGGCCGCCCGGTTCTTCGGCAGCGAGGCCGCGCTCGTCTTCGCCAGCGGGTTCGCCGCCAACACGACCCTGTTCGCGACATTGCCGCAGACCGGCGACCTGGTCGTCCACGACGCGCTGATCCATGCCAGCGCGCACGAAGGCATGCGGCTGGGCCGCGCGACCTGCGTGTCCGCCGCGCACAATGACGCCGATGCCGCCGAGGATAAGATCCGCGACTGGCGCCGCCGCGGTGGCACGGGCACGCCGTGGATCGCGGTCGAGAGCCTCTACAGCATGGATGGCGACCGCGCGCCGCTCGCCGCGCTCGCCGTCGTCGCCGAGCGCCACGACGCCGTGCTGCTGATCGACGAGGCGCATGCGACCGGCGTGCTTGGCCCCGACGGCCGCGGCCTGACCGCGGAACTCGCGGACCGGGCCTCGATCATCACGCTCCACACCGCCGGCAAGGCGCTCGGTTGCGAGGGCGCGCTGCTGTGCGGTCCGCCGACGATGCGCGATTTCCTGGTCAATCGTGGGCGCGGCTTCATCTTTTCCACCGCCCCGTCGCCGCTGATGGCGAGTGCGGTGCGCGAATCGCTCCGGATCGTCGCCGACGAGCCCGCGCGACGCGACCGGCTCCGACAGCTGGTCGCGTTCGCCGAACGTAAGCTGGCGCCGTGCGGCGTCGCGCCGAGCGGATCGCAGATCCTGCCGCTGGTGATCGGTGACGACGCCGCGACGATGCGGCTGGCGAGCGCACTGCAGGCGGCCGGCTTCGACGTCCGCGGCATTCGTCCGCCCACCGTGCCGGTCGGCACCTCGCGGCTGCGGATCTCGCTGACGCTGAACGTCACCGACGCCGACATCACCGCATTGGCTGATACGCTGGAGAGCCTGCAATGA
- the bioD gene encoding dethiobiotin synthase, translated as MTRTFVVTGTDTDIGKTVFAAGLAAALGASYWKPIQAGLDGGGDFDTVARLGVARIVPSAYVLQTPCSPHRAAEIDGVAIDTERLALPVVDGSLVVEGAGGVLVPVTRDLAFADLFARWRRPVVLVARTGLGTINHSLLSIEALRARGVPILGIAFIGDAVEDSEATIAAIGGVRRLGRLPRLDPLDGATLAAAFADAFDLGDFA; from the coding sequence ATGACCCGCACGTTCGTCGTCACCGGGACCGACACCGACATCGGCAAGACCGTCTTCGCCGCGGGGCTCGCCGCTGCGCTCGGCGCTTCCTACTGGAAGCCGATCCAGGCGGGGCTCGACGGCGGCGGCGACTTCGATACCGTCGCGCGGCTCGGCGTCGCGCGGATCGTGCCCAGCGCCTATGTGCTGCAGACCCCGTGCTCGCCGCACCGTGCCGCCGAGATCGACGGAGTCGCGATCGACACCGAACGCCTTGCGCTGCCCGTGGTCGACGGATCGCTGGTGGTCGAGGGAGCCGGCGGCGTGCTGGTGCCCGTCACCCGCGACCTGGCCTTCGCCGACCTGTTCGCGCGCTGGCGACGCCCGGTCGTGCTGGTCGCGCGCACCGGGCTCGGGACGATCAACCACAGCCTGTTGTCGATCGAGGCGCTGCGCGCGCGCGGCGTGCCGATCCTCGGCATCGCCTTCATCGGCGACGCGGTCGAGGACAGCGAGGCGACGATCGCCGCCATCGGTGGCGTGCGGCGGCTGGGGCGGCTGCCGCGGCTCGACCCGCTCGACGGCGCCACGCTCGCCGCGGCGTTCGCCGATGCGTTCGACTTGGGCGATTTCGCATGA
- a CDS encoding putative Ig domain-containing protein yields MLLATGSTASYSYAVSAGTLPAGLSLSASGTLAGTPSANGSFAFSVTATDSSSGSGPYAGTRSYTLTIGAPTLTLVPATLANATAGVAYSASLTASGGTAPYAYTVTAGALPAGLALAADGTLMGTATAAAAGTYGFTVTATDATAAGSGGPYSASRAYTLVVAAPTVILAPASLPAGRVGTAYSQTLIAVGGAAPNAFAVTAGALPSGVSLSASGTLAGTPSASGSFTFTVTATDSSSGNGPYAGTRSYTLAIGAATTTLTPAPATLTGATVGATYVASIAASGGTAPYAYAVTAGALPAWLALAADGTLSGTPLAGGSFTFGVTVTDSSGGSGPYAATQDYTVRVKAAVQPIAVDTTLTAKYGAGPTPVPLQLSGPPAVGVAVSSPPAHGAAVAGGMSMTYAPAPGYAGTDRFTYTASNGGGTSAPATVTVTVTPPAVPTAADQSVTTAYGTATGIDLSGAIAGVHTGIAIASGPLHGTASVSGEVVRYAPTAGYYGADSFTYTATGPGGVSAAATVTITVGVQAIAIAPDSLAAGQQGMAYSATMSASGGAAPYRYASTGGALPAGLALSATGELAGTPTQSGSFAIAITATDSSTGAAPASAVRTYTLVIAAPPAPIAAGTSVTVTSPAGGTRSVDVTLSGLVSGVWTSIDLATPPLRGTVTLATTPAGGAGGQPIVVATYTPPIGYRGHDGFTFVAFGPGGRSAPATIAITVLGSPPVAPTLTAGTGQNVPVTVDLTTQARGAPYTGAAIVSVNPSGAATAALIEGGVVDARTYQMRITPEPRYSGTIVVTYTLSNAVGTSAAATATVTVTARADPAADPLVRGLVGAQAEATRSFAATQLGNFARRNEALHGGGASSTARPFGVCFTNGFGLYGGYGGYPPSGIDRETALKMEHATEVAGAEAAYGAYGRPPTGLAGFGSDGYGGLDDRVGIGNRDGTGSGRSGRGAATPSRTEATAPGVLGAQGGYPRGSSAAAAAGGGDRRIGSIAIWSGGAITVGSRDATTRRVHLDVTSGGLSAGSDIKLADTLTVGIGGGYGSQRTRIGKGDARLDGDTWVGALYGSLAPLPGTFVDGVIGYGGVDFDSRRLAANGGIGVGHRDGTMRFGSLAGGLDRQGPGGMVSAYGRVEYLAATLDAYRETGAGLYDLAYGRRTLDSLSSVLGGRGAMYRPIDLGVVSPRLRFEWRHDYRGQGGQWLDYADLGGLARVVEGDRWPRDEFNLELGIGLQTETDWTFGVDLGGLLANGSRVGTLRGTIGRKF; encoded by the coding sequence GTGCTTCTCGCGACCGGCAGCACGGCGTCCTATAGCTACGCGGTCAGCGCGGGCACGCTGCCGGCCGGGTTGAGCCTGTCGGCAAGCGGCACGCTCGCAGGGACGCCGAGTGCGAACGGGAGCTTCGCATTCAGCGTGACTGCGACCGACAGTTCGAGCGGCAGCGGGCCGTATGCCGGGACGCGTAGCTACACGCTGACCATCGGTGCGCCGACGCTGACGCTGGTGCCTGCGACGCTCGCGAACGCGACCGCGGGGGTGGCCTATAGCGCCAGCCTCACCGCGAGCGGCGGTACCGCGCCCTACGCCTACACGGTTACCGCGGGCGCGCTGCCCGCCGGGCTGGCACTCGCCGCCGACGGGACGCTCATGGGGACCGCGACCGCGGCCGCGGCCGGCACGTACGGCTTCACCGTCACCGCGACCGACGCAACCGCGGCGGGCAGCGGCGGACCCTATAGCGCCTCGCGCGCCTATACGCTGGTCGTGGCGGCTCCGACAGTAATCCTGGCACCCGCGAGCCTGCCGGCGGGACGGGTGGGAACCGCATACAGCCAGACCCTCATAGCGGTCGGCGGCGCTGCGCCCAATGCCTTTGCGGTCACCGCGGGCGCGCTACCGTCCGGGGTGAGCCTGTCGGCGAGCGGCACACTGGCGGGTACGCCGAGCGCGAGCGGCAGCTTCACGTTCACCGTGACCGCGACCGACAGTTCGAGTGGTAACGGACCCTATGCCGGAACGCGCAGCTACACGCTGGCGATCGGCGCAGCCACGACCACGCTGACGCCCGCCCCTGCGACGCTGACGGGCGCGACCGTCGGGGCAACCTACGTCGCGAGTATCGCCGCGAGCGGCGGCACCGCACCCTACGCCTATGCGGTGACCGCTGGCGCACTGCCTGCCTGGCTGGCGCTCGCCGCCGACGGGACGCTGTCGGGGACGCCGCTCGCAGGCGGCAGCTTCACCTTCGGCGTCACCGTGACCGACAGTTCGGGCGGCAGCGGACCCTATGCCGCCACGCAGGACTATACCGTCCGGGTCAAGGCGGCGGTGCAGCCGATTGCCGTGGATACCACCCTGACCGCCAAATACGGGGCGGGGCCGACGCCGGTTCCGCTGCAGCTGAGCGGGCCTCCCGCCGTCGGGGTCGCGGTCTCGAGTCCGCCCGCGCACGGCGCTGCCGTCGCCGGCGGGATGTCGATGACCTACGCGCCCGCGCCCGGCTATGCCGGGACCGATCGCTTCACCTACACCGCGTCCAACGGGGGCGGTACGTCTGCGCCCGCTACGGTGACGGTCACGGTGACGCCGCCGGCGGTACCGACCGCGGCGGACCAATCGGTCACCACCGCCTACGGCACCGCGACCGGCATCGATCTCTCGGGAGCGATCGCAGGCGTACACACCGGTATCGCCATCGCCAGCGGGCCGTTGCATGGCACCGCGAGCGTCAGTGGCGAGGTGGTGCGCTACGCTCCCACGGCCGGCTATTACGGTGCGGACAGCTTCACCTATACTGCCACCGGCCCCGGGGGCGTGTCGGCGGCGGCAACGGTGACGATCACGGTCGGCGTGCAGGCGATCGCGATCGCGCCCGACTCGCTGGCGGCGGGACAACAGGGCATGGCCTATTCCGCGACCATGTCCGCCAGCGGCGGCGCTGCGCCGTATCGCTACGCGAGCACGGGCGGGGCGTTGCCGGCAGGGCTGGCGCTGTCCGCCACGGGCGAACTGGCCGGAACGCCGACGCAGAGCGGCAGCTTCGCGATCGCGATCACCGCGACCGACAGCTCGACCGGTGCCGCGCCTGCGTCGGCCGTGCGCACCTACACGCTGGTGATCGCCGCGCCGCCGGCCCCGATCGCCGCCGGGACGTCGGTCACCGTCACGAGCCCCGCCGGCGGCACGCGGTCCGTCGATGTCACCCTGTCCGGCCTGGTCAGCGGCGTGTGGACGAGTATCGATCTCGCCACGCCGCCACTCCGCGGCACGGTGACGCTGGCGACGACGCCGGCGGGTGGCGCGGGCGGGCAACCGATCGTGGTGGCCACCTATACCCCGCCGATCGGCTATCGCGGCCATGACGGCTTCACTTTCGTCGCCTTCGGACCGGGAGGGCGTTCCGCTCCGGCCACCATCGCGATCACGGTGCTCGGATCGCCGCCGGTCGCACCGACGTTGACGGCAGGCACCGGGCAGAACGTGCCGGTGACGGTCGACCTCACGACACAGGCGCGGGGCGCGCCCTATACCGGAGCGGCAATCGTCTCGGTGAACCCGTCCGGCGCGGCGACGGCGGCGCTGATCGAAGGCGGCGTAGTCGACGCCCGCACCTATCAGATGCGGATCACGCCCGAGCCGCGCTATAGCGGTACGATCGTCGTCACCTATACCCTCAGCAACGCGGTCGGGACGTCCGCGGCGGCGACCGCCACGGTCACGGTCACGGCGCGTGCGGATCCCGCTGCCGACCCGCTGGTGCGCGGGCTGGTCGGGGCGCAGGCCGAAGCGACGCGCAGCTTCGCGGCCACGCAGCTCGGCAATTTCGCCCGCCGCAACGAGGCGCTGCACGGCGGCGGCGCGAGCAGTACCGCGCGGCCGTTCGGGGTATGCTTCACCAACGGGTTTGGCCTGTACGGCGGCTATGGCGGTTATCCGCCCAGCGGCATCGACCGCGAGACGGCGCTCAAGATGGAGCACGCAACCGAAGTCGCCGGTGCGGAGGCCGCGTATGGCGCGTATGGCCGCCCACCCACCGGCTTGGCCGGGTTCGGATCGGACGGGTACGGCGGGCTCGATGATAGGGTCGGAATCGGTAACCGAGATGGAACCGGCAGCGGACGCTCCGGGCGCGGCGCCGCAACGCCGTCGCGTACCGAGGCGACGGCGCCGGGCGTCCTGGGCGCGCAGGGCGGTTACCCGCGCGGGTCTTCGGCAGCCGCTGCGGCCGGAGGTGGTGACCGCAGGATCGGATCAATCGCGATCTGGAGCGGCGGGGCGATCACGGTCGGGTCGCGCGACGCGACCACGCGACGCGTCCACCTCGACGTCACGAGCGGCGGACTGAGTGCGGGAAGCGACATCAAGCTAGCCGACACGCTGACGGTCGGGATAGGCGGCGGCTATGGCAGCCAGCGGACCCGGATCGGCAAGGGCGATGCGCGGCTCGACGGCGATACCTGGGTCGGCGCGCTGTATGGCAGTCTGGCGCCGTTGCCGGGGACGTTCGTCGACGGCGTGATCGGCTATGGAGGCGTCGATTTCGACAGCCGGCGGCTCGCGGCGAATGGCGGGATCGGCGTCGGGCACCGCGACGGCACGATGCGGTTCGGTTCGCTGGCTGGAGGGCTCGATCGGCAGGGGCCTGGCGGCATGGTCTCGGCCTATGGCCGCGTCGAATATCTAGCCGCGACGCTCGACGCGTATCGCGAGACGGGGGCGGGCCTGTACGACCTCGCTTATGGCCGCCGCACGCTGGATTCGCTGTCGAGCGTCCTCGGTGGGCGCGGCGCGATGTACCGGCCGATCGACTTGGGGGTCGTCAGCCCCCGGCTCCGCTTCGAATGGCGCCACGATTACCGCGGGCAGGGCGGACAATGGCTCGATTACGCAGATCTTGGTGGACTGGCGCGCGTCGTCGAGGGCGACCGCTGGCCGCGCGACGAATTCAACCTCGAGCTCGGTATCGGTCTGCAAACCGAAACCGACTGGACGTTCGGCGTCGATCTCGGGGGACTGTTGGCCAATGGCAGCCGGGTCGGGACGTTGCGGGGGACGATCGGCAGGAAATTCTAG